A stretch of DNA from Rheinheimera sp. MMS21-TC3:
TGCTTATCAACATTAATAAAGCCACGCTCATCAACATTTACACCGGCTTTAGTTACGTCTAATAAGTTACCATTTGGCTTACGGCCAACAGCCACTAAAATCTTGTCGTAACGTACCGCTGTTTCTGGCGCGTTTTTACCTTCGAAAGTCACATATAAGCCATCATCTTTGGCTTCTACGCCAACAACTTTAGTTGATAGCATAATGTTGAAGTTCTTTTTGTTGTACTTAGTATAAGTTTTTACTAAGTCAGCATCTGCTGCTGGCACTAATTGATCAGCAAATTCTACTACTGATACTTTAGAACCTAAGGCACGGTAAACAGTACCCATTTCTAAACCTATGATACCGCCACCTAAGACTAACATTTCGCCTGGAATATCTTTTAATTCTAAGGCGCCTGTTGAGTCGATTATGCGGTCGTCATTTTCTGGAATAAATGGTAGAGAAACTGGCTCTGAACCTGCTGCGATAATAGCGTGTTCAAAGGTAATAGTAGTATCGCCAACTTGTAAGGTGTTAGCACCAGTAAATTTACCGTAGCCATTAACTACTTTAACTTTACGCATTTTCGACATGCCAGCTAAACCTGTGGTTAATTGAGAAACCACTTTGTCTTTCCAGCTGCGAATTTTATCTAAATCAATTTCTGGTGCACCAAAAGTAACACCGTGTGACGCCATTTCACGGGCATCATCAATCACTTTAGCAACGTGTAATAATGCTTTAGAAGGAATACAGCCTACGTTTAAGCAGACACCACCTAAGGTGCTACGGGCTTCAACTAAGGTGACTTCCAGACCTAAGTCTGCTGCACGAAATGCAGCAGAGTAACCGCCAGGACCTGCGCCTAGCACCACAACTTGGGTTTTAATTTCGTTGCTCATCGTATTACCTTTCTTTATCGGGTCGGGTTACTGACAGGATCTTTATTTAAATCCTATCAGGCGAAAAAAGTGGCAAAATTTTAACATTGCCAACAGCAGAAGTCCCGAAACTTTTGCTGGGACTTCTGGTTTTTACTAGCTACTCATTTTCTATATAAGCACTTATATAACGCTTATATAGCTATTACATAATAATCTGACGAATATCCGCTAAATAGCCCGCTAAAGTTGCGGTAAAGCGTGCAGCTAAAGCGCCATCTATAACACGGTGATCGTAAGATAAGCTTAACGGTAACATTAAGGCTGGTAAGAACTTTTTACCATTCCATTTTGGTTTCATATCTGATTTAGACACCCCCAAAATAGCCACCTCTGGCGCATTAACAATAGGCGTAAACGCCGTACCGCCAATACCGCCTAAGCTAGAGATAGTAAAGCAGCCACCTTGCATATCGGCCGCTGTTAACTTGCCATCACGGGCCTTAGCCGAGATCTCTTGCAACTCACGAGATAGCTCAATAATGCCTTTTTTGTTTACATCACGTACTACAGGCACTACTAAGCCATTTGGCGTATCAACCGCTATGCCAATATGAATATATTTTTTCAAAATTAAGCTAGCACCATCATCAGACAGCGAGCTGCAAAAGGTTGGAAACTCCTCCAATGCCTTAGCTACTGCTTTCATTATAAAGACTAAAGGTGTGAACTTAACGCCCAGCTTTTTCTTTTCCGCTAATTGATTTTGCTGCTTACGGAAATCTTCTAAGCCGCTGATATCAGCTTCATCGAATTGGGTTACATGCGGAATACGTACCCAGTTCCGATGCAAGTTAGCACCCGATAGCTTTTGAATTCGCGATAATGGCTTAGATTCCACTTCACCAAACTTAGCAAAGTCAACTTTAGGCCAAGCAATTAAATCAAAGCCCATATTAGACGCTGAGCCACCCGTGCTAGCACCGCTTTCTACTTGCTTAACTAGCTGCTTAACGTAGTTTTGTACGTCTTCTTTTAGTACCCGCTCTTTACGGCCTGTACCTTTAACTTTGGCTAAGTTAACGCCAAATTCGCGAGCAATACGACGTACTACTGGTGACGCATGCGCATATTCTTTGTTTTCAACAAAGCCATCTGTCGCTGGGCTGCTTGGTGCTGCAGCTTTAGCTGGCTCGGCTTTAGCCGTTTCTGTAGCAGCTTTCGCTTCAGGCTTGGCCTCAGGTTTAGCGCTTGAGTCTGGCTTAGCCGCAGGTGCGCCTTGTGCTGAGGTTTCAAACACCATCATTAAGCTGCCAGTAGACACTTTATCGCCAACAGCCACTTTAATTTCTTTTACTGTACCCGCCATAGGCGCGGGTAATTCCATTGCCGCTTTGTCGCCTTCAACACTGAGTATTGACTGATCAGCTGACACAGTATCGCCAACTTTAACCAGTACTTCAGTTACTTCAACGGCATCACCGCCGATATCAGGTACATTAATATCTTCTAAGCTAGTGGTCGCTTTAGCTTCAGCTGCTGGCTTAGCTGCTGATTCTGTAGCTTCAGACTTAGTTTCGGTTTTGCTTTCTTCTTTGTTATCGGCTTTAGCATCGGCTTTGTCGCCATCAGCTGCAAATACCATAACCAGGCTACCGGTTTTTACCATGTCGCCAACAGCAACCTTAATCTCTTTTACTACACCTGCTGCAGAGGCAGGCAATTCCATTGCCGCTTTGTCGCCTTCAACGCTGAGTATGGTTTGATCAACAGCAACGCTATCGCCAACTTTAACCAAGATCTCAGTGACTTCAACTTCATCAGCACCAATATCCGGAACTTGAATTTCAATAGTCATTTGCAATCCTCTTATGCGTATAGCGGGTTGATTTTGCTGCTATCGATGCCGAATTTTTTCAGGGCATCCACTACTACAGCTGGTTTCAACTCGCCTTGCTTAACTAGTTCGCTTAATGCTGCAACCACAATATAGCTGGCATTTACTTCAAAATGACGGCGTAAATTCTCACGGCTATCAGAGCGACCAAAACCATCAGTACCTAACACTTTATATGCGCTAGTGGGTAAGTAAGCGCGAACTTGCTCGGCATAGTTCTTCATATAATCTGTTGCGGCTATAGTTGGTGTATTATTTAGCACTGTAGCGATATAAGCTGTTTTAGCTTCAGCTTCAGGGTTAAGCATATTAAAGCGCTCAACATCTTGGCCATCACGGGCTAGCTCATTAAAAGAAGTTACTGAATACACATCAGAGGCAACGCCATAATCTTTGCTTAGAATATCTGCCGCTTTGAGCACTTCTTTTAAGATGGTGCCTGAGCCAAGTAACTGAACTTTACCACGGTCGCCATTTAAGGTTTCTAACTTATAAATACCACGACGAATACCCTCTTCTACCCCTTCAGGCATAGCATGGTGATGGTAGTTTTCGTTCATTACTGTGATGTAGTAATAAATGTTTTCTTGCTTCTCGCCGTACATACGCTCTATACCATCTTGAATGATTACCGCTAGCTCGTAAGAGTAGGTAGGATCATAAGAGATACAGTTAGGTACTGTGCTGGCTAAGACATGGCTGTGGCCATCTTGGTGCTGTAAGCCTTCGCCGTTTAAGGTAGTACGACCGGCAGTAGCACCTAATAAGAAACCACGGGCTTGCTGATCACCGGCCATCCACGCCATATCACCGACACGTTGGAAACCAAACATAGAGTAATAGATATAAAACGGGATCATCGGTAAATCGTTGGTACTGTAAGAGGTGGCTGCCGCTACCCAAGATGACATAGCACCCAGCTCGTTAATACCTTCTTGTAATACTTGACCGGCAGTATCTTCTTTATAGTAAGACAACACTGAGTGATCTTCTGGCTTGTAGTTTTGACCGCCTGGATTATAAATACCAATTTGACGGAATAAACCTTCCATACCAAAAGTACGAGCTTCATCGGCAATAATTGGCACAATTTGCTGACCAATGTTTTTATCTTTTAATAAGATATTTAACATCCGGACAAAGGCCATAGTAGTTGAAATTTCGCGCTTTTGCTCTTCTAGTAAGCCACTAAACTCGCTTAACGCCGGTAAGCTTAACTTTTGGCTAAACTTAGGTAAACGCTTAGGCGTATAGCCTTTTAATGCTTGGCGGCGCTCATGTAAATAAGCTAACTCTGGCGAGCCTTCTGGCAATTTAATATAAGGTAAATCTGCTACTTGCTCTTCAGTAATATAATCTTCAAGCCCTAAACGTTTGCGCAGTTGCAATACGTGGGTCATATCCATTTTTTTCACTTGGTGAGCAATATTCTTACCTTCAGCCGCTTCACCCATACCGTAACCTTTTACGGTTTTAGCTAAAATAACCGTTGGTTTATCAGTACACTCTTGAGCTGCTTTAAAGGCTGCAAATAACTTAGAAGGTTCATGACCACCGCGCTTTAAGGCGAAGATTTCTTCATCTGTCATATCTGCAACTAAAGCTTCAGTCTCTGGATAACGACCAAAGAAGTTTTTACGAACATAAGCACCATCATTAGCTTTATATCTTTGGTAATCACCATCAATAGTTTCGTTCATTAACTGCAACAGCTTACCTGTAGTGTCTTTAGCTAATAATTTATCCCAACCACGGCCCCAAACAACTTTAATAACATTCCATCCTGCGCCACGGAATAAGCCTTCTAATTCTTGAATAATCTTGCCGTTACCCATAACTGGGCCGTCTAAGCGCTGTAAATTACAGTTAATTAAGAAGCATAAGTTGCCTAGTTTTTCACGGGCAGCAAAGGAAATAGCACCGCGTGATTCTGGCTCATCCATCTCACCATCGCCTAAGAAGGCATAAACCCGTTGCTGGGTGGTGTCTTTTAAGCCACGACCATTTAAATACTTTAAAAAGCGCGCTTGATAAATTGCAGAAATAGAACCTAAACCCATAGAAACAGTAGGGAATTGCCAGAACTCAGGCATTAATTTAGGGTGCGGATAGCTAGGTAAGCCTGCACCATCTACTTCTTGACGGAAGCTATCTAATTGCTCTTCAGTTAAGCGGCCTTCAACAAAAGCACGGGCATAAATACCCGGTGAAATATGGCCTTGGTAATAGACTAAATCGCCACCGTCGTGTTCATTAGGCGCGCGGAAAAAGTGATTGAAGCAGGTTTCATAAAATGCCGCTGACGATTGATAAGATGCCATATGGCCACCTAAATCTAGCTCTTTTTTCGAGCCACGCAGCACTATCATTATAGAGTTCCAACGGACAACTGAGCGAATACGTCTTTCTAAGTTAACATCGCCTGGGTACGCTGGCTCTTGTTGCGGCGCTATAGTATTGATGTAGTTTGTCGTCACACCTGTTGGCATGGCCACACCATCTAAACGCGCTTGATCTAGCACTTGCTCAAGCAGGAACTGAGCCCGCTCTACCCCTTCAGTGCGAACAACCGATTCTAACGCTTCTAGCCACTCTTTGGTTTCTAGCGCGTCGATGTCAACTTTACTGACTTCAGACATATCGAGGTTTCCTATGGTTATTTACGCTTATGCTGTGCTTTATATAAGCGTTAAAGTTATTCATATTAAAGCTTTACCGAGTTAACTTTGCTGAGTACGCCGTAAAGAACGCTCTAACCGCGATCGCTCTTTACCTATCTCTAACAAGGCTTCTTCTATAAAGGCTAAGTGACCATTACTGGCCTGACGCGCCTGTTCAGGTTCGCCGTTAATTACCGCCAGCATTAAACGTTGACGGTGCTGATTTAATTGGTCAACTATGCCGTCTCTTTGCTGCAAGTGATCCAAGTTTATACGAATATTTTTTTCTACTAATGGCATTAAACCGCGCACTAAATGCAGTAACACCACATTATGTGAGGCTTCAGCCACTGCTAAATGAAAGTTAGCAACAGCTTTAGCTTCGCTATCTAAATCATTTAACTGTTGCGCGCCACAAATAGCTTCATAATAACGCTTAATCTGCGAAAAATCGGCCGTTGTACCGCGTAAAGCAGCGTAGTAAGCGCAAATTCCTTCTAAGGCATGCCTAAACTCCAGTAAATCAAACTGCGACTCTGGATGACGGGCAATTAATGCAAATAAAGGATCGGTTAAACCTTGAGTTAAGTTTTGGCTAACATAAGTCCCACCACCTTGGCGACGACTAACTAAGCCTTTAGCTTCAAGCTTTTGGATCGCTTCCCGCAATGAAGGGCGTGATACTGCAAACATCTCTGCCAATTCACGTTCAGCAGGCAGCCGTTGACCAACAGCAAAAGTGCCCTCAAGCATCATGTTCTCTAGCTGTTCAACTATCCTATCGGACAGCTTAGCGGGTTTAATTTTAAAGTCGGCCATTAAGTAAAAAAACGTCCTTAAGATGCGCTTGTGTAAATTGGTCTTACCAATATCAAATTAATCGCGATAAGGTAACATTAATCTGGTATCAAGTAAATAAAGCAGAGATCAAAGCGAAAGGCAAAACGGTAAAATAGTTAGAGTATAAACTCGATAAATAGCTAGTAACTTTAAGGCTGTACTAAAAATAGCTTTTTAGGTCTATGGCTATTTACTGAGTAACCGAAGCAAGCGCTGTTCTATATAAATGTAAAGCCGTGGTTGGTGCAAAAACCAGCCACCTATGTAGCCCACAACGCTGCCGAGTATTACATCTTTCATTCGCAGCATTAATAACCAATTAAGATCCTGAGCGACGCTGCTGGCTTCCGCTAGAATAATAGTTAGCGGCGTAATAAAAATAACCGCTAGCCCATAATTTCGAGTAACCAAGACTTCCGTTAAAAAGCTTAGTCCCATAATTAATAGTGCTAATGTCCAAGCATTAGGGCTAAACGAGAAAATAACCCAAGCTAAGCCCATACCTATGGCGGTGCCAACAATACGATGAACTTTTCGTTGCCACACCGTCCGAAAGCTAGCACCTTGGAGGATTGCCAAACAAGAAATCGGCACCCAATAAGGTTTATCAAAACCAAACCATAAAGCCAATAAATAACTGATAGCAATAAAACTAGCTATGGTTGCCGCTTCTAAAAAAATTGCCGCCACTCTAGGTTCGGTTGGCTCAGCGGCCACTAGGCCATACTTATTGCCAGCCATTAGCTGTACTAAGCTATAAATAAGCGCTAATAAACTTGCACCAAAACAACCAAATAACAGCAATCCTGCTCTTTGTGCCACTAATGACAAATCAAAATGTACGGCACTGGCAACACAAGCGATCATAATAAAAAAGAAACTGCCAGGTGGCGGCACAACAAAAAAGCGGCAAATAAAAGTCGCTAAAAATGAGACAAAAAACAGTGCCAGCACTAGCACCCAAGGATTAAAGCCAGCTAACAGACTTAAGGTAAAACTAGCAGAAAAACCAAAGGTCACTAATGCCATAGTCACCATGCGATGTGGCAAAGGCGTTTGCCTGATATACAAGCTGGCCAAGCCACCTAAGCTTGCCATCACCCCAAGCGCAAAATGATTAAGCCAAACAGCAATAAGAGCGGGTATACCAACAGATAAAGCGACAGTAAGATGAATGCCAAATGGCCGCTTTTGCGGACTTAATACTAAAAGTGGCCGGATATTTGCCCAGATCCCTACTTTATTGTCAGATAACGATTTTGGTGATGTCATAACCCACCATTAAACTTATTGATAAATGCTGCCTTTATGCTTTAACCAACCACCCACGTGACGGCCTTGAGGGTCATGGTGGGTCCAGTGCACCACACCACCTTTATTATTCCATTCATATTGGCCATAAAACTGGACAGTATCGCCCTTTGCTAATCCATTAATTCTTGGCGCTAGATCTATATTATGGGCAATTAATAAGGTTTGACCATCAGCAAGTTGTAAAATAAAGCGCTGATGGCGGGAGCCTTTATTGTCGTCCGCTAATACTCTAATCACACTTCCTGAGCCTTGAACTTGAACCTTACTTTGCTGATTGATAAAAGCTTGCTTTATCGCACTATTTTCTGAGGTGTTTTTTTGAATAGCTTGTAGCTTGGCTTGTTGGACTGGAGCGCTATTCTGTACTGGCGGCGTTTTAGTTGGTGTTGCATCTAACCAATGGTAAAGCCCTAAGCCTATTAGGACTATAATTAACAGCTTTTTCATCCAGTCGCTCTCCTTAGCTTAATAACTTTTAATAGCAGCTAACCATTGCAGTTAGCCGCATTTTGTATTGCTGAGACTCTCTGAATTAGCCACTATTCGCTATAAAAAGCTTCAACAGTGCCTTTAAGCTTAATTAATAAAGGTTGACCACGGCGGTCTAGCGCTTTAGGTGATGCCACTTTTACCCAGCCTTCGCTGATGCAATACTCTTCAACATCAAAACGCTCTTTGCCGTTAAGTTTAATGCCTACGCTGTGCTCAAAAATTTCTGCTACATGATGCGGGCTACGAGGGTTTCCTGATAAGTGATCCGGTAATTCTGGACGCGTTTTTGTGTCGTTCATAGTAAACCTAAAGTAAATAAAAGTGGGCTATTGTAGACAATATCAGCCTAGCGCTCAATAACCCTTGATTCAACAAGCTGTGAATAGTTGAGCGCTGCTATTTTGTTGCAGCTTTAATTGTTGCTTGCCAATTAACGGCTTGCCATTGGCCATTACGTTTAACAAAGGTGCCACTATTTAAATAACGCTGAGTCTTAGCACCTGAACGCCCCACTAAGACAAAGGCAACAACAGCCGTATCACCATACTGCATTATGCTAACGTCTTCACTACTATACAGTGTTTCGATATTGTCGGGCGCTATCATGCCGCTGCTATTAACGCCTTGCATCAACTCTGCTTTACCAAAACGGCTGCCGCTAGAGCTAGTATAAATAAGCTCATCAGCCCAAAACTTATTGTGAATGCTGGCATCATTGCGGGTTGCACCATCGAGAAACTCCGATAGTAAGGCGGTTAAATCAGCTTTATCATCAGCCATAGCAAATACAGGGCTTAACAGTAAAATACTGCCAAATAAACAGCTCACTAACAGTTTCATCTTAGATCCTTATATTTAAGTTAAGATATCAGCAATAAAAAAGGCGCTCAATGCGCCTTTGATAACACAGTTTTAGCAGTAAAAACCATTACATGCTAATACCGCCATCAATTTCTACCACTCTGCCGGTGTAGAAGTCGTTCTCAAAGATATATTTAGCGGTATGGGCAATTTCACTGGCTTCGCCTAAACGGCCTACCGGTTTCATTTTCTCTAAACGCTCGCGCATTTCCGGTTTCATGGCATCTGTCATTGCTGTGCGTATAACACCAGGCGCTATAGCAGCAACACGAATACCATAGCGGCCTAACTCACGGGCCCAAGTCACTGTCATCGCCACGACACCCGCTTTAGCGGCTGCATAGTTTGTTTGGCCCATATTGCCGCTACGTGCGACGCTAGACATATTAATAATAACGCCTTTACGCTGACGTTTTACCATTATGGCTGCAGCTTCACGGCCACACAGGAAGACGCCTGTTAGGTTTACATCGATAACCGACTGAAATTGTTGCAGTGACATTTTGCTTTGAATTTCACCGTCTTTATATTTCAATAATAAGCCATCACGTAAAATACCGGCATTATTAATTAAGCCGTCAATACCTGAAAAATCATTATCGATTTGGCTAAAGATTGCTTCTACTTCGCTTTCATCTGCAACGTTAGCGCTATAGGTATTTACCGTGGTACTTGCTGCTAATTCGGCTTTAGCCGCAGCTAATTGCTCGGCATTCATATCGATTAACGCTAATTTTGCGCCTTCTGCAGCACACATACGTGCCATTTCAAGACCTAGGCCTTGAGCACCACCTGTAATTACGATGGTTTTGTCTTTTAATTGCATTAGCAATTTCTCCGAACAACGCATCTGTTCCGTGCATTTATGTCATGACACGCCGTAAACCCATCCATGGGGGCTTGATTCCGCCCATCCAGGGCTGCAACAGTCCTGACATAAAGCACATACACAGATGCTGTAATTTATTTAAAAACGAAGTTAGATTCTTTATCAAAATAGCCGCAGAGTAATATAAGCCGATACGGATATACTTTTTTCTGTGACCATTGCAGGCCATGGATGGCCGGAACTGAGCCCCATGGACGGTTTATAGCGTGTCACAGAAAAAATGTATGCAGTAGCAGCCATTACTCGCAGTTTATTACTAAGCTTTCTTCTCAAACATCTTAAAAATGCTTGAAAAATCTAGCTTGCCATTACCTGCGCGCTGGTGAGTTACATATAAACTACGCGCCAAGGCTCCCATTGGCGTGCTGCTATTGCTTTGTAAGGCGGCTTCTAGAGCTAAGCCTAAATCTTTCGCCATTAAATCAACTAAGAATCCACCTTGATAACCATTAGATGATGGCACATTCTCCATTACATCAGGACAAGGATTATATAGCTCTAGCGTCCAGTTACGGCCCGAACTTTTAAGCATAATATCTGATAACACTTTAGGATCTAAACCGTTATCTATGCCCATCTGTAATGCCTCTGACGTTCCCGCCATAAGAATACTAAGCAGCATATTATTACAAATTTTAGCCACTTGGCCTGCGCCTACTTCACCGGCATGAAACAAGTTTTTACCCATATCACTTAGCACTGTTTTAGCACGCTCAAAGTTAGCAGGCTCACCACCGGTAATAAAGGTTAAGGTACCCGCTTTCGCGCCGCCCACGCCTCCTGAAACAGGCGCGTCAATAAAAGCAATGCCGTGCTCAGCTAGGCCAGCGCCAACTTTACGGGCACTGTCTGCATCAATTGTCGAGCAATCAATAACCAAAGCAGACTTAGCAATATGCTTAGCTAAACCCTGTTCACCTAGGTATAAACCTATAACATGCTTACCCGCAGGCAACATTGAAATAACAAACTCTGCATCGGTTACCGCTGCTTTTGCCGAGCCTGCGCTGGCTACGCCTTCAGCTTTTACTTGGGCTAAGGCTGCTGCTGATAAATCAAAGGCGGTTACTTGATGTCCGGCTTTAGCAAGATTGATAGCCATAGGGCCACCCATATTACCAAGGCCTATAAAAGCGACTTTTGCCATCTTAGGATCCTTTTAATCTTCTATTTGTCCAAGGTCACGAAGCGGATGTGCAGCTGCAGTCCATGGCGAGCGGAATAACTCAGTCACTATTTCAGCCGGTACATCGGCAACCGTTTTATATTGCCATTTTGGTTGGTGATCTTTATCTATTAATAAGGCGCGAACACCTTCGGCAAATTCACCTAATTTACCGCATTGCACACTTAAGCCAAGCTCTAAACGAAAGCTATCGGCTAAAATTTTACTTTGGCCTAACTGCAATAACTTAAACACTATATGTGCAGTAATTGGGCTACCATAGGCTAAAGAGGCTTTAGCTTTATCTAGCCATTTATCTTCTTCACCCTCAATAGCATTAATGCTAGCCATAACTTGAGCTAAGTCAGTTTTAGTGGCTAATGCAGCAATTTCATCTTGATAAGGACGAATATGGCTTAATGGCATTTGGCTACGGCACTGATCTTCTTCAGTGCGCAGGATGTCACTTAACTTTTGATGGTTCAATATAACTGTATCGCCCCATTTTACGGTTAAGAGTTTATCCATTAAGGCTTCTTTTTGTTCGTTAGTAACAAAATGATCCGCCAGACCAATAAACTTGGCATCAGCGGCATTAATTGAAGCACCTGTTAAGCCTAAAAATAAACCACAGCCTGTAGGCATACGGTTTAAAAACCAACTTGCACCAACATCTGGATATAAGCCAATGGCCATTTCTGGCATGGCTATCCGGCTAGTAGCCGTAACCACTCTATGCGATGCGC
This window harbors:
- a CDS encoding enoyl-CoA hydratase/isomerase family protein; amino-acid sequence: MTDVVKYVELDTHNGKKIGVVTLNSEKSLNALSLPMVESMLPQLKRWQADDNICLVFMQGAGEKAFCAGGDIRDLYQAMQQQPGEYAPEVEEFFAKEYELDYLIHTFEKPVLVWGNGIVMGGGLGLMAGASHRVVTATSRIAMPEMAIGLYPDVGASWFLNRMPTGCGLFLGLTGASINAADAKFIGLADHFVTNEQKEALMDKLLTVKWGDTVILNHQKLSDILRTEEDQCRSQMPLSHIRPYQDEIAALATKTDLAQVMASINAIEGEEDKWLDKAKASLAYGSPITAHIVFKLLQLGQSKILADSFRLELGLSVQCGKLGEFAEGVRALLIDKDHQPKWQYKTVADVPAEIVTELFRSPWTAAAHPLRDLGQIED